AAAAGCGAACAAATGCCGCTTGGATaagtgtaaaatttacaattccAATTCCGCATCCGTTTTCAATTTCCCAACAGTTGTGCCGAGAGTCTTTAAAATCGAACAATGGGCTGGAAAATTGTTAGGGCTTAAGCAAGGGTCTGATAACAATGGGGTTTACTTCGGGACTTAAGGAACAATCCCGCAGATGTTTAACACATATTTTGCACAACTATTTAAGCCGTTGATTTTGACGCCCAGtcgaatgaaattaaaaattttcaatacGATTCGATTCGGGGATGCTGTCCTTGGCATCTCAGCCGGCGGATCTCTAATGAAGCCATTAAGGGTTGCTGCGCACTTCTCAGGTCCTTCGTCTTGGCATGTGTGTGGTTAGCTTTCGGCAAACACAGAGGTCCATAAATGTTGTCGTTCCAGCCggcaaatgaataaattatcAACTATGCGAGGTAGGAAAAGTCCTACGGCCTCATCTCTTTCGGGTAGTTGACTTCCCAGTTTGAGTGTGCTCTAATTGCAGCTCCTTGTCGTCGGGCCATTAGAACCCGGCACTAATGGCTCTCATTGAGGGGGTGGTGGGTCGCTGGGTGGGAGGATGGGTGGTGCCCCGGTAACTTAAAGTTGCCAGAAGCCGCAGCAACATTAGCGCATAAAAAAGGCATTTGTAAGACATGAAAGGTACTCAGTCAAGCGAGTTGGGGGCGGCAGGTGGTATTCATCTCCGCCCACCAAGTCCAATGACACAATAAAGCCAAGAGAACAAGAATTACGGAGCCCTGATACCCTCTAAACTAGATGCACCTTTAATAGTCTAGATGCACCTTTAATAGGTCTAGTTAAATATGGGAAATAAACgttataatttaaaggaatttaatctgaaatatttaaaatagttagtTTAGTTTAGAATGTaagtttgttaaaaataatattaatagatATCGTGCAATTcttgtaaaatttatattaaataatattattctgccgatttctctctctcggtGATTCTGTGACTTTCAAAAAGTGTGGACCCGAAATAGGGCGGGAATTAAGTTAACATAAGTGGGAGAAAGAAAGACTACTTAGAACatgttgtttacatttcgaaCATATCGAATTGAGGTGCCCGCATGTGAAAATGTATACCACattatatcaaattgatctttgtttcatatcaattttttttgattgatttgatgattttttttttagattgttAGGCATTGAAAAAGATAATAAATTATGTTGCCCTCGCCTATTGCTTTCAATTTCAAGTCCAGCATACCCTTGAATTGCCTGGCAACTGGGTATGGGGTACAAAAAAGGAAGACAAATCAATGCAGGTGTCACAAATGTCAGACGACAGCTTTTGGATCTCGTCCCTTTTGCCGGGAGGATATTAATGTCGCCAAGTGAATTGATGATGCCGATTGTTGTTGTCCCAGGGCATAAGCCGATTTGCCATCTTATCACAGGCAATGCCTGCGACGACTCCGCCAGTAAAGCCAACTCCATCTACGACACCCGACGATTCCGATTTCAATCTCTGAAGCGAGCTTTCATAATGGGCTTCCCCTCCGCCGATTGACAGGCATAATAAATCATGTGTTATAGTATTAATCAAGCCGCCTCCTGGCTTCTGGTTGCTCTTCTGATTGTTGAGCCTGAGCCTGCCTTTGTTGCCGGTATAATCGCTTGACATTTATTGCAGTTGCCGCCTGGATGCGGGGGATACAACTTTAAACCGACTTCAGACTTCAAGTCGTCTTCGCAAAGTGTCCTTTAATTGCGCCTATTTTGTCTGCCGCCTTTTGGCTTTGCACTCGTTTTGCCGGGCATTGTTTCTCTAATTGCTATTTGTCGCCAGTGTCCCATACAAGTGGGCAGCCCTTTTCGTCCTGCCGTCGCCCAACTTTTCTGTCTGGCCGTCACATTAAGAACTTGTAAAGTTAAATTAAGTGTTTCGTCTAGTAAGCAGGAAAAAAGCAAATGGCAGCAAAAGCGGCAAGACGCAAGGCAACTTTCGAAAAGGATAATTGCGGAGGTGGCAAGTAGTTTTCAGTTCGAATAGGTATACACATATTATATATCAACTCTttcttgtaaaaaaatattttaatttatctgtattaaaacttaaatattttactacaacatattcatttttttatacccgtttctCGTagattaaaatgcaattttgttgtgtttcttAATACCTtttgaaatgtagaagaaagtttTCAGATCGGAcaatttatcaaaatgttatgAGCAAGTAATGGAATTTATCCATGCTTATCTCCATCCCCCTCGCAGATCATTAatctgagtaacgggtatctaattgTCGGGTAACTGACTAGAGCGTTTtgtcttattattaaatagatatgtTTTCAACTAAAATAGACTTAGCATTctatttcatttaatattcTAAAACTCTAAGCGCCTAATTTATTTTGACAGTTGAAAACAATTTATACCAAAAGCTGTAGGCATCCATTACAAAGCCCCATTAAAACACTAAAACATTCCCAAATGCTCAAACCACCCACGCAATTTGCGTGGCCTCGTTTCACCTACACCGCATTGCTggcaatattatttaattcgcAGACAGTTAATTGTAATGCAATTAAGGGATTAGCTGAGAATGCCATTAGGCTTTATTGTTCATACGGACGGGACACAATGAAATGGGAGCTCTAGCTCTGGTGAATGAATTCGGAGATAGCTGTTCATTTCTCTAAAAGATTCATGTTCATGCCAGAGCACTTCAATCTTGTGCCCCTGCGAAATAACTGAAATCAAAACGAGAATGGAAtgcatttttcaattatttaaatgacagGCAACAAATCTTGAGTGTTTACACGATTTGCCTAAGAGGCAGCCCCATTCCGATGAGCAATCTAATGTAATTGCTATCGCAGAGGCTGGAGGTCCTCAAAAGCCGaattcgaaatgtagaaaaagcCGCCTTGGGCCAGGACAACTTGTGGGACGTCCATACGGTCCatttaaataaaccaaatgtttgtttttaccCATCTAGTTTGATTTCTTTTGCTCcagcttttccacttttttcttcCTCAAAATAAATGTCCctgcattttattttgctttccatttgatttgatttttagcCTAGGTTTAGCAGCGAGTGTCCTGGCGGGAGTCCTGGCAGTTTCTTTTCCAGCTGATATCAGCAAAAATCGCAAATCAAATAAAGCAAATTGAATAAGAGACAAGTGCCACGCCTCCGCTGGCGACTGCCGACTGAACTTCGTATCCGGGGTGGGCGTAGGAGGCGTGGCAACGGTTCTTTGCTACAAAAATTAGTTGCTAGTTCTATTCGGCCAACGTTGTTGTAAATGCGAGGACAGAAATCAAAATGTTCGCATAAAAGAATTATCTGTGCTTAAGTTAGATTATCCCTGGGCCATAGAATCCAATTGGCAATTGAATGGAAAGATGTCGCAGATTCGATTTGCCAACTTTATTTTCCTGCCCATCGGTTAGCTCCCTTCTCTGATTTGAAGTTCGAGTGCCACTTGAAAGTTGCCCAGCCCCAGTATCTCGTGTCTTCGAatgcattttctttttatcgaatttcatttgattttcttttggGCTTAGGCAACAACAATGCCCAACCGAATACTGTGGGTTTTTGGGGGCTGTCAAGGTTTTAGGGTTAGACAACTGTTATGGCAGCCATAAAGCACAAAATGGGAGGGGGTTGCCCATTTAAGTTGTTAAGGATGGAGCCACTCAGTGCGGATGTGAGGACTCTTGGTGTCTGATAAGGCCTATACAGTGTGGAGCACGTAAATCAAGTCGTTCGCTTTGTTTAAGTTTCTTAACCCTTTCTTAGTTCTGTTTTACCAAATTTGTAgaactttttataattaattctaAATTACCTCTGAAGCTTCAATGTTGATAagtgatttttatataataatgattaaaaatgattcaaacatttttagtatacttgattaaaaaaatacaaaaccatTTCCTTTTCccattacaaattattttccatagcTTAAAGCAtctaaaacaatatttttattcatgaACCGCTAAAAATGATCACAGTTCCAGCTAGCAGAGACTTCCTGCTCCGACCTTATCGCCCTTGTTGGCGTCCAATTCCTGGAGGACCGAAGAAAGAAGACTTATTTCACGCATGACGAAGGTCATGATGTTATCGATCTCGTAGCTGTGATAGCTGGGTACAATGTCTATAAAGAAGAGGTTGTTACAAGGTACTAATAGGTCGAAGGGCTTGAAGGACTCACCGCGGCGCTTGCAGAGCATTCGGTACAGAATCTGTATGCCATCGAACATGCGCTCCTTATCGAGGTTGTAATGGGATGTGGCGTCCTTGCATGTACTCAATATCTTCTCCCATTTGAGGCAAGTGGCTCGAGAATTGACATACGATCGGTCTAGTCGTGCCAAGTCGTTTTTGAGACCCAGGACAGTCAAAGCCGCCTCGCTGGTGATTTGAACCATTCGCTGGCGCATCTCTTCGATCTCGTTGAGTTTCTGGCTCTCCAGCTTATTGATCTCCACCTGGGCAAGCACTGCAAAGGGGATGTGCAATTAGACTTGTTAAAACTCTTAAAACTAGAACCCACTTAATGCATCGCATCGATCGATGCAGTCCTTCGTCGAGACGAAGATGTCGGATACCTTGACTACCTCCTCCAGGACCCGTTCGTAGGGCTGAAATTGATCGACCGTGGCCTTGAGGGCGTTGCGAAAGGTGCCCAGCTCGGCAACGGAAGTCTTGAACTCGTCTATCTCCTTGGTGACCTCCTCATGCAAAACAGTTTCCTCACGAATCGACTTGTCGGCACTGCGCTTCTTGTCCGCACAATCTTTGATGAACCCGTTGACTTCGACGAAGCGTTTGCGCAGGCGCTCCTGAATTTTATACATCTTTCGGATGCGCTGCACATTTATTGCCGTCTGGCGCTTGGCATCTTTCAGAAGTTGGGTCTGAACCTGCTTCATGGCATCGTATTCCCTTAGATTGGCTATATACAGCATTTCAATTGTATCGCCAGCAGAATCCCAATTGGGGGGTTTTCTGTGGCAGTCACAGATGATAAGTTTTAAGATTTCATTAAACCTATAGCCTAATGCTTACACAAAGAACTGATCCTGCTGGCGAGAAACGCGATAATCATCGATGGCCACCTCGGGGTTGAGGTCCAAATCGCCGATCATATCGGTCTTTTCGGTGGGCTTGCGGCGCGGCATGTTtacttttcaaaatataatcgttttcaaatatttttaggtatatatttaGGAATATCTGTTGGACAATGTTGTGTTGAATGGTATGCTGGTTATACTGAAAGTCTGAAAGAGGACAGCAAAGTCAGTGCGATAGAATTACTCATTTATAATCTCATATCTGAAGAGCgatattccttaaaaatagGGTAATTCAATAGGCACTTTTATTAAATGAACAAAATGCAACAGTTTCTATGACGCCCAATGGATTTTACCCTCCTAGACAACCATTACCAAGGCAATTGGAGAACCTCCTGGCAaccaaagttatttttatgtcacccaaataaaaatcatgttccAAGTAGgtcttgttaatttttattaataataacacAATCCGAAAAGTAAACACACAGCACACGCAGCTACAGAAAGCACACACCGCAGTGTCGCggtaaccaaacaaaaaagaaaaaaaactaaacctCACTTACACTTGAAGCTTTTGTTATCGGTCAAGGGATCCAAGATGCCGCGCGTGAAGCCCACCAAGAAGCTCGATGTCCTGGGGAATCTGGACCTGCGGCCCGAGGATGCCGTGGGCGACTACATCAGCTCGAAGCAGCAAAACAAGTTCTTTGTGTGAGTAGTGAAGTCCTTTTCAGGTCCTTTAAATTGGCTGCAATATATTTCCAATTTAATTGCAATCATCGTGTTAGGAAAATCGGAAGaggaatattaaattaaaattttttatgtagGATTCCTCCAAACTCGGATTCTGCCGGCGACTCCATCGAATTGATTTACGTCAACAATCTCCGCGAGCACGACGCTATGCTGAAGTTGCAGGACGAGATGTTGACCAGCGCCAAGCGGCAGTCCAAGCTGAACACCTCCAGGGAGCGAAACATGTACAAGATCCAGGAGCGGCTGAGGCGGCGCTTCATCGAGGTGAACAGCTTCATCAAGGATTGCGCGGACAAGAAGCGGATCGCCGAGAAGACCGCCCAGGGAGAGACGCTCTACCACAAGGAACTCGGCGAGGGCATTGAGAGCTTCATGGGCTCGATCGGCGAGCTCAAGGCCTTTCGGGAGGCTCTCAAGGCCACCGTCCAGGAGTTCCAGCCCTACGAGAAGGTGCTCGACGAGGTGGTAAAGGTGTCCGACATATTCGTATCGCCGAAGGACTGCATCGATCGCTGCGATGCCCTAAGTAAGTGTTATTCCAGGGTGTTCATCCTCAGCGTAGGTTAgtgtcattatacccttgaaAAGGAATTAATGATTTTAGACAGAAGTTTATATTGGTGTGGGGGTGAACAACCGTATAAAATACATGTGTTCTTGATCACCATCATTACACGAGTCGATTTAACGATGTCCGTATGTCcgcccgtctgtctgtcctaGTCTCTCACCTTTTAAGCTATCGTCAAGTAGGAAGTAGTAAATAAGTCGGAACCAGTCGGATCGTACAAGGAaggattaatttaaaactatttaattgaaatcgtCAATGCAGTGCTGGCTCAAGTGGAGATCAACAAGCTGGAGCATCAAAAACTGGTCGAGATTGAAAGTATGCGGCAGCGTATGGTGCAGATTACCAATGAGGCGGCTCTGTCAGTGCTGGGCCTTAAAAATGATCTGGCCAGGCTGGAACGGTCGTACAACGAGTCGAGGGTCCAGTGTCTGAGGTGGGAGAAGATCCTGGCCAATACCAAGGATGCCATAAACAacagttatatggaaaaggaACGCACAATAGATGCGATTAGCAACCTCCACCGGATTCTAAGTCGTCGACGAGGTGAATCACAAAATTACTTTATGATTTTCGGTAATgacttaattaaatatattaatttttcgcagATTTACCTTCGTTTGGTGCTCGTGGTGACTTTGGCAAACTTTTAGATTCCATTAAAAATGAAGTAGAGATATTGACGGGAGTTCTGAAGCAAATCGAGTCATCCGATTCCGCAACAAAACAAGGTGAAGTTAGAGATAAAACCTTGTGCTAATTGAATGGAAAAATTCAACGTATTCGAATGAAAGgttatataacttttaaagccaataaaaatatttaaagaatattacATTGAAACCTGGTATTTTCTTTTCCACAATTCGTTAGTAACTAAAGGCATTTCTGTACATATTATGTAGCGAACTCTTTCCCAACTTTCAGCTGCGTCTGCAGCTTGTAGTGGTTATTAATCGTCCTACTCTCTGCATTCGGTTGTTAATGCCACTTTCTAATTGCTTTTACCTCATAAATCTTTCGGCACAACTTCCTCAATGCTTTTGTGCGAGTGCAGGGTCCGAAATTGGGTCCGGGTCCGGCTTTCGTCGCGTCCTGCTCTGCAGTCGTCATAAGTCACCAAATTGTCGGACACTCAAGACAAATGTGACACTGGCTTATTTAATTAGAGAGAGCTGCAGGCGGGATGAGGGGCCAGTACTTAAGCTCCGGAGTCTGTGCATCAATTGGACATTTAGCGCTAACTGCGCCAACTTCGCTTGACGGCTTTTTAATTACGTCAGCGAGGGAAAATGCTCCTCGTGCCATTTCCACTTCTCTGCATGACAATTAGTCGGTCTAAAAAAAACGACGCCCTGGTCCATTGGCaatgcctttctatttttcagctggaaaaaacttttttaattaccacCGAAAAGAGACGGTGACAAAAAACAATAGTCAACCGTTCTGCCGACGGCTctgattttcaattatttattgaCAGGAGTCTCGATTCGTTCTTTAACCTGTCCAACTCTTGACACGAACTCCGCCATCCGCCCACCGAACAAATGCACAAGAAGTTTTTCGGTCCAACACTTTTGCGGGAATGCAACTTTAATGTCCGTTAAGAGtcggtttttgtttgaattgTTTATGTGAAAGCGcataaaaccattttaattaaatattttttagaagtatttgtgttttattttaattatgcaCAAGCTacaaaacacaattttcacctattaataatttgttttcacattatatGGCAAATATTAACCACAAATTATCGGATTGACAAATGCCCCGGagccagaaataaatttgaaatttcccAGAAACATGCAATCTGCAAGATATTTCCCATCCCCAACCCATTCGGGCTTTGACATCTTTATGCCATGTCGGCTCTTAGTCGTGTTTCGGATTCCCGCTCTCCAAAGACATTTCCGCTCTGGCTGATATTTCGATTGGGTCCCCGAAAAGGTGTAAGAACTCGGCCGAGGTTGATGTAtggaaacattttaattaatgctGACAGCTGAAAATGTCGCGGCCACCTTTTGTTGTGTAAATTTCTTCGACTCGAGGCGTTGGACTCTATAATTATGATTGGATTTCTTTGCACGTCCCTCGCTCCAACTTCtttctattttcaatttgCCTTGCCCGTTTCCCCATTGAGCAGCACGTCAGTAAACTAATCCGCTTAGTTGTCGCATATTCCCCCGGGGTTTACCGGACTAGACAACCAACAGacccaaaaccaaacccaATGAATCAGTTCCGAGGAAGGAGAAACCCGCCAGACGCTTGACCAGACGGTTAAGCCTTAATCCTCGATAGTTGTTGGCCCTTACACTTTTCTAGGGTTTCCATTTTTCTCCAGGTGTCAAGGTGAATGAATGGGACAATGGGGAGTTGGGGCTCCACTGGCCTGAGGAGCTAATTAATGAGTTCAATTGTTCCTTAAATACTTGGCATACGAATGGAGATAAGCATTAATTGGGggttattcaaaataaaatacaaatcatATAAAGATAGAAATATCATAATTACGTTTAATTTATGCTTGACTAATATTCAGCTGTATTAATAGTTTGCTGATaggaaaatataaatgaataattgtctaggaaaataaattatacttcGGAGCAGATCCCATTTAACGATAATAAAGAGGCGGCTAATCGGTATCGGGAAAGCAGTGTTTTAATGTTTGTAAAGCTCAATGCTGATGCTTTCGTATAACTTATTTAGATATATCACAAGGACTTGAACGAAATCCTCAGCTTAATAATAGGAAGAGCCCTGTCCTGTAATAAATAATTCAGCTCGGAAACCATCGAATCAATGGTCTCCGACGAGGAACCTCATCAATGCCAACCGAAACTATTGACCCTGTCCGTAAGTCGCCGTAACCTTTGCTCTGCCCGTAGGCCAGAACAAGTGAACTGGCCCTGACCAGTCGGTTCAACGAGGGGCAGCAACAATTTTCGATCTAATAACAATATATAACACACAAATTTGAATAACAAATTAACTTGGGCACACACACTCGTAAGCTTGGCCGTTCGGTGACATTCGTGAAGTCTTTGGGTGCAGTCCTTCTCCTTGCGGCGTGAGACTGGAAATAGCCATTCGACTTGGGCTCCTGTGCAACATACAACATACAACATGCAATATAATTGAATGCCTGCAGGATGTATAGACacatgagtgtgtgtgcgccaTACACAATATAGCAGccacaaaatatttgcttatgtGGCCCGAACCAGACCAGACCAGACCGGCGAGTTAGAGCCCGGCCCAAACAGCTTTCGACCAACAGCCAAATGTGACTTTGCAGCGTCAACGTCAATGTTGCATAAATCAACACACCGACGATGGCGCTGCCAATTTTGTGGCTCTATATCCGCCCCCGCACCACCGAACCCCCGAACCCACCGCCACACAGCCGTCGACTTGATTGAATATTTCAAGCTATGCATCTTTAATAATGCTCCACGACGGCGATGTCGATGTCGATGTCGATGACGTCGCCTCGGGCCAGTTTGTGGCACCGgccatgcaaatgcaaatgtgccaaatgcaaaatgcaaaatacaaaatgcacAGTGGCCGACGCCACACGGACGAGGATGTAATTTGGGCGTTTTTTCCTCTTCCTACACTAAACTGACCGATGTCTAAGTCAGCGGCCACGTCCCGGTTCACGGAGCCAGAAACGCCTTCTAATCAAACCCGActtgacttttattttctacGTGCTGAGGCTCTGCCCTTCCTTCAGTATGTacatagttttaaaaaagacTGACTTTGGGaaagtaataaatattatgcattttgtttgtaaaatatcAATGAATAATATTGATCGAATAAAACTgacaatataaaataagaaaaaataaaaaagggattCAATTTTAAGTATTGAAATTACTAAAAAAGGGGTGTAGAGATTATCTCTACacataaaaagaatatatatatggtataggcttataatttttaccgaAATCTCTCTCGCAGTTTTTCTCACTttgaaaaagaaaggaagaaaCAATGTGGCGACTTCAAGTtacattcgaaattcgaactggcctgttgtttacatttcgagcataataataaggataccacataacatcaaatcgatcatcgtatcatatcaagttttttttaggtGTAAGAACAAAATTAAAGATCTAACATGCAAGTAATAATAATtccattataaaaattaaattttatttacaggTTCAAAATGTTTACCTTAATTTCAGCTACTTTTCATTTAGGACCAAGCGATAGCTTGACATGTTAGGGTATTCGTGAGTTTTCCTTTACTCGTAATCTCCTTGCCACCCAAGAAcaactttaaattttgaattgagCCTGGGTCTCGGTTAAGGTTTCCTTTTCGGTTTCGGTCTGGCAACATCTAATTGAATCCGACCGCATCAAGATGAAGTTCGTCTTTGGCGACAGTTTTGTTTGGGGTTTCCCCTCCCTGTTTCCCTGGGCCCTTTGGGTCCATCTACTTTGTGTGTGTTTAGTTGACCGCAgtcaaaaatagctttgaaaaactttGGCTGGCAAGGGCCCGCCTGCGGAACGGCTCCCAGCTCCCAGTTTCCAGCTCCTCTCGGTCCCTCGGAGAAAGATGATGCGATGCCGGGTGGATTTTCGGTTGCTGGCATCTTTGTCAAAGTCAAAAGTTTGTCATAGTTCAAGTTAATGTTCTGTGACTTTTCGCAGTTTTCTTTTCGCCCAGGCAAATGAACCATGTTTCGGATGATGTATTGATGTATCGCCAACAGTGGAATAAAGATAAACTTTTAATAAGTTTGTCAATTGGTGGCATGGATTGCATAAAGGGACGGGCAATAAGAACTTTCGTGGCTAATAGAAAGTACAGGAAAAGGAAAGACCTAAATTGTAGTAGATTTATCTTTtcagttaattaaaatgttgcatAAAAATCCGCTACTGCGGCGGCTAATGCTATTATTTCAGCTACTCGTTGCGTATTCGCAGTGTTGCAGTCGACTGAAACGGCGCCCAATCGGCTTAGTTTGGCTCAGCCCGGACTACGGCTAGTGCTCTATCTCCAAGATCCGACAACCAACAATGGGTGAATTTAATTACGCCCCTGCTGTATATTGTTCACCAAGGCCCAGGTGAGCTGCCCATCTAGGTAGCAACATGAGACGCATTACACATACGCAGCGTTGTCCGACCATTGTGGCCTTTCCCCACTGGGGCCAACCACAGGAAATTAATTTGGTGTCTGTGCATTTTATTCCCAGCAAAATGCACTGGGGGTCCGCAGACAACAAGTCCTAATCCCACTTGGAGCAGGGTGGGCCGGCAACAAAGGTTGCTTAAAGGCGCGTTGTTCTCAAGTTGGTTTCAACAATGTTAACTTAACGTGCAACTTAAGTACCAGGATTTTTTCATACAATTTTAAGCCAGCTTTAAGGTAGAAAACCCAGATTAGTAGCTTTAAACTCTGAAGCAAAAGAAATGATACAGATTGTGGTGTGCTTAGATTATGAACTGAGCTGAAAAGAGCCCATCAAAAATGTATGAGACAATCAGAGCTTCTGGTATTTATTCAGTGCCTGAAAATTGCCCAAATGTCCAGGCAGAGATCCAGGCTCCTTGGACAGATTGGTCGTTAAGCAGCAATTAGTCACACGACAGGTTCCACAGGCACTCTTGATTAGGGGAGTGGCCGTGACAATCAAAATTACACCCTGCCAATATTATCGACACGCATTATAggcccacccacccacacgcCCGACTCCATCGCACTCGAGGAGCCGCCACTGGAGATGATATCCTGCTGACACTTTGGACAGGCCGCAAACCCCACGACTTTGATGTGGGCAGCATGATAAGCCAAAGGACGATATCGGGGCCTTGACAAAGGTGTGTGTCCAGCAGCGGAAGCTGTGCATAATTGGAAAATAGTTTCGACGTCGAACAGCCGGGGGCCATTAAGCAGCTTTGCCGGCCCATCCGACTGCCCTGTGGCTTTCCCAAATAATTGGCCCTGATCTGGGTTCTGTTGAAATGCCTGAAGTTGCCAAATCACTCCGTAAATCAAACTTAAGGGggcattaattaaaataaggtTCAATGATGGAGATCTGATGAGCTGGTGTATACCTGGGATTTTTAAAGCTAGGCCTTTTAAGTCTAACattaat
The genomic region above belongs to Drosophila takahashii strain IR98-3 E-12201 chromosome 2L, DtakHiC1v2, whole genome shotgun sequence and contains:
- the LOC108064286 gene encoding cilia- and flagella-associated protein 73, whose amino-acid sequence is MPRRKPTEKTDMIGDLDLNPEVAIDDYRVSRQQDQFFVKPPNWDSAGDTIEMLYIANLREYDAMKQVQTQLLKDAKRQTAINVQRIRKMYKIQERLRKRFVEVNGFIKDCADKKRSADKSIREETVLHEEVTKEIDEFKTSVAELGTFRNALKATVDQFQPYERVLEEVVKVSDIFVSTKDCIDRCDALMLAQVEINKLESQKLNEIEEMRQRMVQITSEAALTVLGLKNDLARLDRSYVNSRATCLKWEKILSTCKDATSHYNLDKERMFDGIQILYRMLCKRRDIVPSYHSYEIDNIMTFVMREISLLSSVLQELDANKGDKVGAGSLC
- the LOC108064283 gene encoding coiled-coil domain-containing protein 42 like-2, coding for MPRVKPTKKLDVLGNLDLRPEDAVGDYISSKQQNKFFVIPPNSDSAGDSIELIYVNNLREHDAMLKLQDEMLTSAKRQSKLNTSRERNMYKIQERLRRRFIEVNSFIKDCADKKRIAEKTAQGETLYHKELGEGIESFMGSIGELKAFREALKATVQEFQPYEKVLDEVVKVSDIFVSPKDCIDRCDALMLAQVEINKLEHQKLVEIESMRQRMVQITNEAALSVLGLKNDLARLERSYNESRVQCLRWEKILANTKDAINNSYMEKERTIDAISNLHRILSRRRDLPSFGARGDFGKLLDSIKNEVEILTGVLKQIESSDSATKQGEVRDKTLC